Proteins encoded by one window of Chryseobacterium aquaeductus:
- a CDS encoding LolA family protein — translation MKKIISKIVLAGFVAGSIGFVNAQKIDAKAKKILDDVTANYKSKKNSYFKFAFGSGVNGTVSKNEPGIYYTAGDKYKLKIMETEQIFDGSKIYNINTEDKEVTVAKPNESSTMFSPINYLTSYRNDYNVSYNGKKTVDGVSADFIKLTPVKSNGLKYIYIYIDGAKKQMLKLEQHGNNKDIAVISIKEYKENQQLDPNMFVFDKNKFKNYLVTEL, via the coding sequence ATGAAAAAAATAATTTCAAAAATAGTATTAGCAGGGTTTGTTGCAGGAAGTATTGGTTTTGTAAATGCTCAAAAAATTGATGCAAAAGCAAAAAAGATATTGGATGACGTAACGGCTAATTACAAGTCTAAAAAAAACTCGTATTTTAAATTTGCTTTTGGAAGCGGCGTAAACGGTACGGTGAGTAAAAACGAACCGGGAATTTATTACACAGCCGGAGACAAATACAAATTGAAAATCATGGAAACCGAACAGATTTTTGATGGTAGCAAAATTTATAACATCAATACTGAAGATAAAGAAGTAACGGTAGCAAAACCTAACGAGAGCTCTACAATGTTCTCTCCTATCAATTATCTTACTTCGTACAGAAATGATTACAATGTTTCTTATAATGGTAAAAAGACAGTTGATGGGGTGAGTGCAGATTTTATTAAATTAACTCCGGTAAAATCAAACGGATTAAAATATATCTACATTTATATAGACGGAGCAAAAAAGCAAATGCTGAAGCTGGAACAGCATGGCAACAACAAAGATATTGCGGTAATTTCGATTAAAGAATATAAAGAAAACCAACAACTGGACCCCAATATGTTTGTTTTTGATAAGAATAAATTCAAAAATTATCTTGTTACAGAATTATAA
- the cmk gene encoding (d)CMP kinase, with the protein MKKPVIAIDGFSSTGKSSISKIIAQQLGIVHLDTGALYRGITWFALQNCLNENNTINLQQLFDSFPLIELEFKNDDSELVLYLNHINISKEIRSNEVSNNVSLIAKQKEVRDFLLQSQRNLAEKGGIIMDGRDIGTIVLPNADFKFFLTASIEERTKRRYQELVSLGIETDEQKVKENLIARDKIDSEREIAPLKQADDAIVIDNTMLTREETIESILSYLKN; encoded by the coding sequence ATGAAAAAACCAGTGATAGCAATTGATGGATTTTCTTCTACAGGAAAAAGTTCTATTTCAAAAATTATTGCTCAGCAACTAGGAATAGTACACTTAGACACAGGTGCTTTGTATCGTGGGATTACATGGTTTGCTTTGCAAAACTGTCTGAACGAAAATAATACCATCAATCTTCAACAACTTTTTGATTCTTTTCCGTTGATCGAACTTGAATTTAAAAATGATGACAGTGAATTGGTGCTTTATCTGAATCATATCAATATTTCTAAAGAAATCCGTTCTAATGAGGTTTCTAATAATGTAAGTCTTATTGCTAAACAAAAAGAAGTACGTGATTTTCTCCTACAATCTCAGCGCAATTTGGCAGAAAAAGGCGGAATCATTATGGATGGCAGAGATATTGGCACAATTGTACTGCCAAACGCCGATTTTAAGTTTTTTCTTACAGCAAGCATTGAAGAGAGAACCAAAAGAAGGTATCAGGAATTAGTAAGTTTAGGAATTGAAACAGACGAACAAAAAGTAAAAGAAAACCTCATTGCAAGAGACAAAATAGACAGTGAGCGTGAGATCGCTCCGCTAAAGCAGGCAGATGATGCAATAGTAATTGATAACACCATGCTTACTAGAGAAGAGACAATAGAAAGTATATTGTCTTATTTAAAAAATTAA
- a CDS encoding phosphoribosyl-ATP pyrophosphatase: MSRNYSSLEELRRKKKLLKSEIEDLEGLLTFKNTKESLSAFTNGLTDQYLKEKVDEDGEEKTVLRKDVIAKQLTSEVKDLFLNRNTAMGIAGSAFKGDAIDTLVKLAVTAFVANYAKKNMRSSNWKKKILGAALIYIAPMALKFVRTKLEAYQKTQSVSSMEQLI, from the coding sequence ATGAGCAGAAATTATAGCAGTTTGGAAGAACTAAGAAGAAAGAAAAAGCTTTTAAAAAGTGAGATTGAAGATTTGGAAGGATTATTAACTTTCAAAAATACCAAAGAAAGTTTAAGCGCTTTTACTAATGGTTTAACAGATCAGTATTTGAAAGAAAAAGTAGATGAAGATGGGGAAGAAAAAACAGTTCTGAGAAAAGATGTGATTGCAAAACAGTTAACTTCCGAGGTCAAAGATTTATTTCTCAACAGAAATACAGCGATGGGAATTGCGGGAAGTGCTTTCAAAGGCGATGCAATTGATACTTTGGTAAAACTAGCCGTTACTGCTTTTGTCGCAAATTATGCAAAGAAAAATATGCGAAGTTCAAATTGGAAGAAGAAAATTTTGGGCGCAGCACTCATTTATATAGCACCAATGGCTTTGAAATTTGTAAGAACAAAATTGGAAGCTTATCAGAAGACACAAAGTGTTTCAAGTATGGAACAACTTATATAA
- a CDS encoding LptF/LptG family permease, protein MFKILDRYIIKTFFGPFFFIFSVLFFIFIVNIVWIQLGQFMGKGLTTLQIMKLLFYLGVNVVSMVLPLTILLASIMSFGEFGERYELAAMKAAGISLTRVMMPLLGVVTIMAILLYFFSSNIIPDFQRKAKNMLFNIAQTKPALNFTPGQFIDQLPGYMVKFDKIEGEEGRDLEGVFIHKKASTFENQQTITAQKGRFALAKNKNYQQLILYNGYIVEDSYAGKSENVRLKQPDQAIKFDTLVTHFDISEIINKAIEQEKITEDYRFQNFNELFGNIDKTKKDNEKLTTNIGNEVLSQTSSVVSYMDKNKTKAPVKSQFKLDTIKVDKKLEMIYNAHSRLDNLKTTLDSKNQELNPSVKYFNKIVIYQQRMVTYSFTCIIFFMIGSSLGSIIRKGGMGVPVIVAIVIFIIFYVINVGFENIAWSGKMDPYLAAWLPNMILFPFGVLLTYKALTDSQLFDSEKYKTFFKPVTKLFVKDKEHKRYQ, encoded by the coding sequence ATGTTTAAAATATTAGACCGATATATCATTAAAACCTTTTTTGGTCCGTTCTTTTTTATATTCAGTGTATTGTTTTTCATTTTCATTGTAAACATTGTCTGGATTCAGCTTGGGCAGTTTATGGGAAAAGGTCTTACCACACTGCAGATTATGAAGCTTCTCTTCTACTTGGGAGTGAATGTGGTGAGTATGGTTTTACCTTTGACGATACTTTTGGCAAGCATCATGTCTTTTGGTGAATTTGGCGAACGGTACGAATTGGCAGCAATGAAAGCCGCAGGAATATCTCTGACCAGAGTAATGATGCCACTTTTGGGAGTCGTTACCATCATGGCAATCCTGCTCTATTTCTTTTCCAGTAATATCATTCCAGATTTTCAGCGAAAGGCAAAAAACATGCTTTTCAATATTGCACAGACAAAACCTGCACTCAACTTTACGCCTGGTCAGTTCATTGATCAATTACCGGGATATATGGTTAAATTTGATAAAATTGAAGGTGAAGAAGGTCGTGATCTGGAAGGAGTTTTCATTCATAAAAAAGCAAGCACCTTTGAAAATCAACAGACAATTACTGCTCAAAAAGGAAGGTTTGCTTTGGCTAAAAATAAAAACTATCAACAACTTATTCTTTACAACGGTTATATCGTAGAAGATAGCTATGCAGGAAAATCTGAAAATGTAAGATTAAAACAACCAGATCAGGCAATAAAATTTGATACACTTGTCACACATTTCGACATAAGTGAAATCATCAATAAGGCGATCGAACAAGAAAAGATCACAGAAGATTACCGCTTTCAGAATTTTAATGAATTATTTGGTAATATAGATAAAACAAAAAAAGACAATGAAAAACTGACAACAAATATTGGGAATGAGGTTTTGTCTCAGACCAGTTCGGTAGTTAGTTATATGGATAAAAACAAAACAAAAGCTCCCGTAAAATCCCAGTTTAAATTAGATACTATAAAAGTTGATAAAAAACTTGAGATGATCTACAATGCTCACAGCAGATTAGATAATCTGAAAACAACATTAGATTCAAAAAATCAGGAGCTTAATCCAAGTGTTAAGTATTTCAATAAAATCGTGATTTATCAGCAGAGAATGGTTACCTATTCTTTCACATGTATTATTTTCTTTATGATCGGATCGAGTTTGGGATCAATCATCAGAAAAGGCGGAATGGGAGTTCCCGTGATCGTTGCCATCGTTATTTTCATTATATTTTATGTGATCAACGTCGGTTTTGAAAACATTGCCTGGTCTGGAAAGATGGATCCTTATCTGGCAGCCTGGCTTCCCAATATGATTTTATTCCCTTTTGGAGTTTTGCTCACGTATAAAGCATTGACAGATTCTCAATTATTTGATTCTGAAAAATACAAAACTTTCTTTAAACCTGTTACAAAGCTTTTTGTAAAAGATAAAGAACATAAACGTTATCAATAA
- the frr gene encoding ribosome recycling factor, producing MEELDLIVESAKHDMEAAIKHLDHAFQRIRAGRASTNMVQDVMVEYYGAPTPLNQVANVSVPDAMTISIQPWDRTAIGAIEKAIINSNLGFAPSNNGENIILNVPPLTEERRRELAKQAKAETEDTKIVVRNARQNGIKELKKLEGVSEDAIKSTEEEIQVLTDKHVKLCDDHLKTKEAEIMKV from the coding sequence ATGGAAGAATTAGATCTTATCGTAGAGTCTGCAAAACATGATATGGAAGCAGCTATAAAGCACTTGGATCATGCATTTCAAAGAATCAGAGCGGGACGTGCGTCTACAAATATGGTTCAGGATGTGATGGTAGAATATTATGGTGCACCAACTCCTCTTAATCAGGTTGCCAACGTTTCTGTACCCGATGCGATGACAATTTCTATTCAACCTTGGGATAGAACAGCCATCGGAGCGATAGAAAAAGCAATTATCAATTCAAATTTAGGTTTTGCTCCATCTAATAACGGTGAAAATATCATCCTTAATGTTCCGCCTTTAACGGAGGAAAGAAGAAGAGAATTGGCTAAACAAGCTAAGGCTGAAACTGAAGATACTAAAATCGTTGTAAGAAACGCAAGACAAAACGGAATCAAAGAACTAAAGAAACTTGAAGGTGTTTCCGAAGATGCAATCAAAAGTACTGAAGAGGAAATTCAGGTACTTACAGACAAACACGTAAAACTTTGTGATGATCATCTGAAAACGAAAGAAGCTGAAATTATGAAAGTATAA
- a CDS encoding YtxH domain-containing protein, with translation MSRKENNTAGILAGLLAGAAAGVILGMLYAPEEGKETRKKIKTKANDLREEAKNKYGEVSEKVKDQYGNISSTFKETANNVAHTVKDGYDKYKDQIVSKTSDIVKDVETGLNDLKR, from the coding sequence ATGTCTAGAAAAGAAAATAATACAGCAGGTATTTTAGCAGGACTTTTAGCGGGTGCCGCAGCAGGTGTAATCTTAGGAATGCTTTATGCTCCGGAAGAAGGTAAAGAAACCAGAAAAAAAATTAAAACAAAGGCTAACGATTTAAGAGAGGAAGCTAAAAATAAATACGGAGAAGTTTCTGAAAAAGTGAAAGATCAATATGGAAATATTTCTTCAACTTTCAAAGAAACAGCAAACAATGTAGCGCATACTGTAAAAGACGGCTACGACAAGTACAAAGATCAAATCGTTTCTAAAACATCTGACATCGTAAAAGATGTAGAAACAGGTTTGAATGATCTAAAAAGATAA
- the porQ gene encoding type IX secretion system protein PorQ — protein MKKVLIFSLFLSGIVSFAQTGTSVYPFLNIPVSARQAALGGDAITMRDHDVSFAIANPALLNKESDKQLSVNATAYLADSKYGTIAYARDLDNGHMVTVNARYMNYGNIPRTDDSGFEMGEFSASDVAVGGGYAYQFEEDWTIGGGLNFITSKIDTYTSSALAGTLGVTYHPKQSKEVASVVIRNFGYQFKSFNGERENLPFRIDLGYTKILKAFPLAITITAHDLQQFDISSELNVNDQEVNVGRKIADHFSLGAELFPEKSFNFRLGYNVRRGNELAVVDQRNFSGISAGFGLKVSRFRIDYAHVRYHNSSNVNQIGISVDLSGHQGE, from the coding sequence TTGAAGAAAGTTCTAATTTTTTCACTATTTCTTTCGGGAATTGTTTCATTTGCACAAACTGGAACAAGCGTATATCCATTTCTGAATATTCCGGTTTCTGCAAGACAGGCTGCTTTGGGCGGCGACGCAATCACGATGAGAGATCACGATGTATCTTTTGCCATAGCCAATCCTGCTTTGCTCAATAAAGAATCAGACAAACAGTTATCTGTAAATGCAACCGCGTATCTGGCAGATTCAAAATACGGTACGATTGCTTACGCAAGAGATCTTGATAATGGGCACATGGTTACCGTGAATGCAAGATATATGAACTATGGGAATATTCCGCGAACAGATGACAGCGGTTTTGAAATGGGAGAATTCTCAGCTTCAGACGTTGCTGTAGGTGGTGGATACGCTTATCAATTTGAAGAAGACTGGACGATTGGTGGAGGATTAAATTTTATCACTTCAAAAATCGATACCTACACATCTTCCGCATTGGCAGGCACTTTGGGTGTAACCTATCATCCAAAACAAAGCAAAGAAGTGGCTTCTGTAGTGATAAGAAATTTCGGATATCAGTTCAAATCTTTCAATGGCGAAAGAGAAAATTTACCTTTCAGAATAGATCTGGGATACACCAAAATTCTAAAAGCCTTCCCTTTAGCAATTACCATTACAGCACATGATCTACAACAATTTGATATTTCCTCAGAATTAAATGTAAATGATCAGGAAGTAAATGTGGGAAGAAAAATTGCCGATCACTTTTCTTTGGGTGCAGAGCTTTTCCCCGAAAAAAGTTTCAACTTCAGATTAGGTTACAATGTAAGAAGAGGAAACGAACTTGCCGTGGTAGATCAAAGAAATTTCTCCGGAATTTCTGCTGGTTTTGGTCTTAAAGTTTCGAGATTCCGAATCGATTACGCTCACGTCAGGTATCATAATTCTTCAAACGTCAATCAAATAGGAATTTCTGTAGATCTTAGTGGTCATCAGGGAGAATAA
- a CDS encoding phage holin family protein, producing MIETIKEYTSKRIDLLKIQATEKSSISAGVVAYLVILLVAFAFFIILFNFGLAFFIGKALNNTSYGFLIVAAFYLLITIIVVGSKKRIINVIANKVIEFLNH from the coding sequence ATGATAGAAACTATAAAAGAATATACATCAAAGCGGATAGATTTGCTGAAAATACAAGCGACAGAAAAATCATCGATTTCTGCGGGAGTAGTCGCATATTTGGTGATTTTATTAGTTGCTTTTGCTTTTTTTATTATCCTTTTTAATTTTGGATTGGCATTTTTTATCGGAAAAGCATTAAACAATACTTCGTACGGTTTTTTAATTGTTGCAGCGTTTTATTTACTGATCACGATTATTGTGGTTGGAAGTAAAAAACGCATCATTAATGTAATCGCAAATAAAGTAATCGAATTTTTAAATCACTAG
- the pyrH gene encoding UMP kinase, translated as MKYKRILLKLSGEALMGNRQYGIDPERLMEYAQEIKKVVDIGCETAIVIGGGNIFRGVAGAAAGMDRVQGDYMGMLATVINGMALQGALEDAGIKTRLQSAIEMDKVAEPFIKRRAVRHLEKGRVVIFGAGTGNPYFTTDTAATLRAIEIGADVILKGTRVDGIYDSDPEKNENAVKYNSLSFDEVFEKNLKVMDMTAFTLSHENKLPIIVFDMNKDGNLVKIVEGESVGTLVNI; from the coding sequence ATGAAATATAAAAGAATCCTTCTTAAACTGAGTGGTGAGGCATTGATGGGGAACAGACAGTACGGTATAGATCCGGAAAGACTGATGGAATATGCTCAGGAAATTAAAAAAGTAGTCGACATAGGCTGTGAAACTGCTATCGTAATTGGAGGAGGAAATATTTTCCGTGGTGTTGCAGGAGCTGCAGCAGGAATGGACAGAGTACAAGGTGATTACATGGGAATGCTGGCAACCGTAATCAACGGTATGGCGTTACAAGGTGCTTTGGAAGATGCAGGAATTAAAACTAGACTGCAATCTGCCATAGAAATGGATAAAGTAGCTGAACCTTTCATTAAAAGAAGAGCAGTGAGACATCTTGAAAAGGGTAGAGTGGTGATCTTCGGAGCAGGAACAGGAAATCCATATTTCACTACAGATACTGCAGCAACTTTAAGAGCTATAGAAATTGGTGCTGACGTTATTTTAAAAGGAACCAGAGTAGACGGAATCTACGACAGCGATCCTGAGAAAAACGAAAATGCTGTAAAATACAACTCATTATCTTTCGACGAAGTTTTTGAGAAAAATCTTAAAGTGATGGATATGACTGCTTTCACATTAAGTCACGAAAACAAATTGCCAATCATCGTATTTGATATGAACAAAGATGGTAATCTGGTGAAGATCGTAGAAGGAGAATCTGTGGGAACTTTAGTGAATATTTAA